Proteins encoded by one window of Salvia splendens isolate huo1 chromosome 5, SspV2, whole genome shotgun sequence:
- the LOC121803970 gene encoding uncharacterized protein LOC121803970 has protein sequence MSNLAYKCLMETNKLTGSNFTDWLRCLHLVLRHDKVEYVLDKPICVIPDKESLEFATFDVEAHQKHIDNAFDAQCVMLSSMSLELQRQQEHVFPYEMLKHLESLYASQAQTMDYEILRDLFKCMLHDGSKVSEHVLKMIGLIERLASIGTVLPTNVSTNLILQSLPSSFENFIVNFNMNNTKVGLPELHNRLKTYESSTAKVKSVLMVSSSTKSSKWKNKQQQKKKASKDVVLKPKSGGENKKSKLSKDECLFCH, from the coding sequence ATGTCAAACTTGGCTTACAAATgtttgatggaaacaaacaagttgactgggtcaaatttcacggattGGCTCCGTTGTTTGCACTTGGTGCTAAGGCATGACAAGGTTGAGTATGTCCTGGACAAACCAATCTGTGTCATCCCAGATAAGGAATCTCTTGAGTTTGCTACGTTTGACGTTGAAGCTCATCAGAAACACATTGATAATGCTTTTGATGCTCAGTGTGTCATGTTGTCATCTATGAGTTTGGAACTGCAAAGACAACAAGAACACGTGTTTCCATATGAAATGCTTAAGCACTTGGAGAGTTTGTATGCTTCACAAGCTCAAACTATGGACTATGAGATACTTCGCGATCTCTTCAAGTGCATGCTTCATGATGGAAGCAAGGTTTCTGAGCATGTGCTGAAAATGATTGGTTTGATTGAGAGGTTAGCATCGATTGGAACGGTGCTCCCCACAAATGTCTCAACAAATCTAATTTTGCAGTCTCTTCCTAGTAGTTTTGAGAATTTCATTGTGAATTTCAACATGAACAATACGAAGGTTGGGCTGCCAGAGCTGCACAATAGGCTTAAGACTTATGAGTCTTCCACTGCTAAGGTAAAATCTGTGCTCATGGTGAGCTCTTCTACGAAGTCTTCGAAATGGAAGAATAAGCAACAACAGAAGAAGAAAGCATCTAAGGATGTTGTTCTAAAGCCTAAGAGTGGAGGGGAGAATAAGAAGTCGAAATTATCAAAGGATGAGTGTCTTTTCTGTCATTAG